Proteins from one Ricinus communis isolate WT05 ecotype wild-type chromosome 9, ASM1957865v1, whole genome shotgun sequence genomic window:
- the LOC8260804 gene encoding uncharacterized protein LOC8260804, translating into MVQKLEAIKGGGGSIKVGTTGTISALMTRELESIKSAPQVSVFHQDKPKTVPVSVPCSADSPKRQARKSSDEASSSGCSNTINRRSPETPRKMKSFSKSTHRMPMLRSENVTLDRTPSREKTNKKGPNIVEVVDIKCGHPDKAWASPITSKLKKLGFSKLSESII; encoded by the coding sequence ATGGTTCAAAAACTAGAAGCTATCAAGGGTGGTGGAGGATCCATCAAGGTGGGGACAACAGGAACAATCAGTGCCTTGATGACAAGGGAATTGGAATCCATTAAATCTGCACCGCAAGTATCCGTATTTCATCAAGATAAGCCTAAAACTGTTCCTGTTTCAGTTCCCTGTAGTGCGGATTCTCCTAAAAGACAAGCAAGAAAATCATCAGATGAAGCAAGCAGCAGTGGCTGTAGCAATACCATTAATCGTAGAAGCCCTGAAACACCTCGGAAAATGAAAAGCTTTAGCAAAAGCACTCACCGAATGCCAATGCTCCGCTCTGAGAATGTTACATTGGATAGAACTCCTAGTAGggagaaaacaaacaagaaaggACCTAACATTGTGGAAGTTGTGGACATAAAATGTGGTCACCCAGATAAAGCATGGGCTAGCCCTATAACAAGTAAACTCAAGAAGCTTGGTTTCTCAAAGCTATCTGAGAGCATCATCTAG
- the LOC8260805 gene encoding protein LHCP TRANSLOCATION DEFECT, translating into MASIPSSSCTAHTLPITCKPQKTATFLPNFSTPFLGTKSKVCLVRPCRIGPSNGSRVKCWFKFGKNGVDAEGAGIYGSQSRDDFDRDDVEQYFNYMGMLAVEGTYDKMEALLSQDIHPVDILLMLAASEGDKPKIEELLRAGASYNVKDADGRTALDRANEEIREFIVGFSVQKA; encoded by the exons ATGGCTTCAATACCATCATCATCATGTACAGCCCATACTCTTCCCATCACTTGCAAACCTCAAAAGACTGCAACTTTCTTGCCTAACTTCAGTACCCCATTTCTGGGTACCAAAAGTAAGGTTTGTTTGGTAAGACCCTGTAGAATTGGACCCTCTAATGGGTCAAGAGTAAAGTGCTGGTTCAAGTTTGGTAAAAATGGTGTTGATGCTGAAGGTGCTGGCATTTATGGTAGCCAATCCCGTGATGACTTTGATAGAGATGATGTTGAGCAG TACTTTAACTACATGGGGATGCTTGCTGTTGAGGGAACATATGATAAGATGGAGGCTCTTCTAAGTCAAGACATTCATCCAGTAGACATCTTATTGATGCTTGCTGCCTCAGAAGGTGACAAGCcaaaaattgaagaattgTTGAGAGCTGGAGCAAGTTACAATGTCAAGGATGCAGATGGCCGGACTGCCCTCGACAGAGCTAATGAAGAAATCAGGGAATTCATCGTTGGCTTTTCAGTTCAGAAGGCATGA